GCTTCCAGATCGACGGCCTGGGCGAGGAATTGATCACGCGCCGCGGCGCGGGCTTCGGCCAGTTTTTCATTCTTCTCACGCTCTTCGACCGTCTCCGCCGCCTCTGCCCGGCGGGTAAATTCGACCACGCCGTTTTCCTGCAACCGCGCCTGGCCACGGACCTTGCGCGCCTCTGTAATCAGACCTTCCTTGACCCGCTCCAATGCCACTTCGAAATCAGGCGCAGTGGAGGAGACGCGGTAAGCATCGCCATCCTCGGACAGGGTCAGCTGGCCTTCGACCTCTTTCGCGACGAAATTGCCGTAGGCGCCCTTGAGGTACAGATCCGTCACGTCCGAGGCCAAGAGCGGAAAGGTAATCGTCTCGCCCACAAGGCTCGGGTTGGCGGCGACGTGATCGGCCAGCTCGAACGGCGCGCCCGCGGATGTCAGATCATAAAGCTCGCGCCGCGTGGTGCGGCCTTTGGCGTTCGGGAACTGCTCCTTCAACATGTCCTTGACCAGCCCGGTAAAATCGCCACGGCGGATGATGCTTGCATCACCGGTGCCCTCCGGGTCGATCTCGGACGCATCCAGCGTCACGGGCATGGTCAGGTAGGTCTCCGTCAGCGCGCCACCGGCCTTGGTAAAGACGGAGCCGAGCAGCGCCACAAGCGCCGCGCCCGCGAGGAACAGCGCGAGGATGCCGTAGGCCTTCAGTCGGGTTTCCGCCGCGCGACGGCGCGCGATGCGCTTGCGAGAGGCCTCGCCCGAATGCATGTCCGTCAATGCTGTCATATCAACCATCGGATCAGGCCCCTAGTCGTAGAGTTCGCGGTATTTGCGCACGATGCGCTGCGCGACAATGTTCATCAGCAGCGTGACGCAGAACAGGGTGAAGCCCAGCGTGAAGGCAGGACCCGCCGCGGTCGAGGCTTCCGTGTCGCCGGTGATCAGCATCACGATCTGCACGGTCACGGTCGTCACGGCCTCCAGCGGGTTGGCGGTCAGGTTGGCCCCCTGCCCTGCGGCCATCACCACGATCATCGTCTCGCCCACGGCGCGGCTGACGCCCAGCAACACGGCCGACACGATGCCCGGCAGCGCAGCGGGCAGCACAACCTGGCGGATCGTTTCGGCCTTGGTCGCGCCCAGCCCGTAAGAGCCGTCGCGCAAGGATTGCGGAACCGAGTTGATCACGTCGTCGCTCAGCGACGAGATAAAGGGGATGATCATGATCCCCATGACGATGCCCGCGGCCAGTGCGCTTTCAGAGGCGATGGTCAGCCCGATGCTCTCGCCCGAATTGCGGATGAACGGCGCCAGCGTGATCGCGGCGAAGAAGCCGTAGACGACCGTCGGGATACCGGCCAGCAACTCCAGCATCGGCTTGGCCCAGGCCCGCGTGCGGTTGGAGGCGAAATCGCTGAGGTAGATCGCAGCAAGCAAGCCGATGGGCACGGCCACTAGCATGGCAATGACAGTGATCAGCAGCGTGCCTGCAAACAGCGGAATCGCGCCCACCTTGTCCGGGTCCAGTTTGCCCGCCTGCACGCCCGATAAAGGCGACCAGGTGGTGCCGAACAGGAACTTGTGGACCTGCCACTCGATGTTGTTGAAGAAGTTGATCGTCTCGAAGATCAGCGACATCACGATGCCAACCGTCGTCGCCACCGCGATGGCCGCCGTCAGCAACAGGATGCGGCGGATGATCGTCTCGGACCGGTTGCGCGCGCGCCAATCGGCGGCGATCTTGCCATAAGCCCACAGCCCCCCCAGCAACGCCGCAATGGCCGACAGGATCACCGTGCCCCAGTCATGCAGCGCGTCGCGCGAGGTCACCAATGCGGCGATTTCCTCGCGCAGCGCATCCGTCTTCGAAGGGATGCCGCCCGCTGCGATTGCGCGCGCATCCGACAGGACCAGCTGCGCCTCGATCGGCGACAGGCCCGGCTCCGCGGCCATGATCGCGCCCATCAGGCTGTTCTCCACCCACGCGCCCCAGAC
The nucleotide sequence above comes from Litoreibacter ponti. Encoded proteins:
- the pstC gene encoding phosphate ABC transporter permease subunit PstC, with protein sequence MLTLTFFAILALALAFFVLGRARAISVVSGETRLLHSRPNYHGTLALLLSGLCGLAVLIVVGLVWGAWVENSLMGAIMAAEPGLSPIEAQLVLSDARAIAAGGIPSKTDALREEIAALVTSRDALHDWGTVILSAIAALLGGLWAYGKIAADWRARNRSETIIRRILLLTAAIAVATTVGIVMSLIFETINFFNNIEWQVHKFLFGTTWSPLSGVQAGKLDPDKVGAIPLFAGTLLITVIAMLVAVPIGLLAAIYLSDFASNRTRAWAKPMLELLAGIPTVVYGFFAAITLAPFIRNSGESIGLTIASESALAAGIVMGIMIIPFISSLSDDVINSVPQSLRDGSYGLGATKAETIRQVVLPAALPGIVSAVLLGVSRAVGETMIVVMAAGQGANLTANPLEAVTTVTVQIVMLITGDTEASTAAGPAFTLGFTLFCVTLLMNIVAQRIVRKYRELYD